The DNA segment GCCGAAGAGGCGGCCGGTGTCGGCGGCCTGCCTGTCGGCGTACCGGCGCAGCGTCGCCGTCGCGCTCTCCAGGTCGGTGCTGATGCTCGCCCACGGGATCCACGGGTCGACCGTCTCCCGGGCCCGATCCATGTGCGCCAGGAACTCCGCGGCCTGCCAGGGCTCGAGCGGCCGCAGCTCCGCGCCGTCGCCTAGATCAATTGAGAACACCTGGGCAGACTAGGGTCTGAAGGCCGTGCTCGGAGCACCCGGTACCGGGAATACTGGTGTCATGAGCAACGCGGAAGAGGTCAAGAAGGCCCTGGTGCAGGCTGCGGACGCTGCACGATTCGCTCCTTCGATCCACAACACTCAACCGTGGCGCTGGGTCGTGCAGAGCGGTGAGCTCCGGCTTTTCGGCGTGACCGAGCGGCAACTCACCGAGCAGGACCCGGAGGGCCGGATGCTGCTGCTCAGCTGCGGCACCGCCCTGCACCACGCCCAGGTGGCGCTCGAAGCCGAGGGCTGGCGCTACGAGATCTCCCGGCCGGACACCCCGGAGAACGGGCCGCTGGCGATCATCACGCTGACCGAGCGGGAGCCGATCCGGCCCGAGGCCACCCGGCACTTCCAGATGTTGCAGGTCCGGCGCACCGACCGGCGCACGGTCACCGACGACGCCGTCCCGGAGAGCGTGCTGACGTTCCTGACCAAGGCCGCCGAGGAGGGCGGCGCCCGGTTGCACGTCCTGAACCGGGACCAGGTCATCGAACTGGCCGTCGCGGTCGAGCAGTCGCAGAAGGCGCAGGACACCGACGAGCGCCTGCGCGCCGAGATGGCGAACTGGGTCGGCGGCGAGCGCGAGGACGGCACCGGCATCCCGGCCTCGGCGCTTCCCGAGGAGCTGCCGCTCACCACCGTCGCCGAGCGTGACTTCCAGGCCAAGGGGACGCTCGCGGCAGGCGGTGGGCACGATCGGAGCGCGACGTACGCCGTCCTCTACGGCACCGGCGACGACTCCGTCGACTGGCTGCGTGGTGGCGAGGCGCTGAGCCGGTTGTGGCTGACCGCCGCCGAGCAGGCCGTGAGCCTCCTGCCGCTCAGCGGCCCGGTGGAGATCCCGTCGAGCCGGGTCGCCCTGCGGGAGATGCTGGGCGGCCTGGGCTGGCCGTTCCTCGCGCTGCGGCTCGGCAGCCTCGACCCGGCCCACTCGGCGCCGCCGAAGACGCCGCGCCTGCCGGCCGGCCAGGTCATCGAGATCGTCGACTGAGCGCCGGAAGAGGCGAACCGGCCGGCCACGGGGCGTTGTGGCCGGCCGGTCCAGGGTGGAGGAATGTCAGTGCGGGTCGCCGTCCGGGCCGAAAGCGGTCAGGAACCGGTCCCGGAAGGTGTCCATCCGCCAGACCGGGGCGTCCGGGGCCGGCTTGAGCCCGTCGGTCCAGCCCCAGGACGCGATCCGCTCGAAGATCTTCGGATCCTTCGCGACGATCGTGATCGGCACGTCGTGGGTGGCGTTCTGCCCGACCACCACCGGCGCCGGCTGGTGGTCGCCGAGGAAGACCATCACCAGGTCGTCCTCGCCGTACTCGGCGGCGTGACCCAGCAGGCTGTCCAGCGAGTAGGCGATCGACCGGGCGTACTCGGACTTGACCCGGTCGCCGTCCTTCCACAGGCTCTGCGGTGATACGGCGCCGCTGACCATCGGGCCGTAGACGCTGCCGTCGCCGACCTCGTCCCAGCCGACCATGCTCGGCACCGGCGCCCACGGGGTGTGGCTGGAGGTCAGCGTGATCTCGGCGAGCAGCTTCCCGCGGTCCTTCTTCGCG comes from the Actinoplanes sp. OR16 genome and includes:
- a CDS encoding nitroreductase, which encodes MSNAEEVKKALVQAADAARFAPSIHNTQPWRWVVQSGELRLFGVTERQLTEQDPEGRMLLLSCGTALHHAQVALEAEGWRYEISRPDTPENGPLAIITLTEREPIRPEATRHFQMLQVRRTDRRTVTDDAVPESVLTFLTKAAEEGGARLHVLNRDQVIELAVAVEQSQKAQDTDERLRAEMANWVGGEREDGTGIPASALPEELPLTTVAERDFQAKGTLAAGGGHDRSATYAVLYGTGDDSVDWLRGGEALSRLWLTAAEQAVSLLPLSGPVEIPSSRVALREMLGGLGWPFLALRLGSLDPAHSAPPKTPRLPAGQVIEIVD